Proteins co-encoded in one Chroicocephalus ridibundus chromosome 6, bChrRid1.1, whole genome shotgun sequence genomic window:
- the ERICH6 gene encoding glutamate-rich protein 6, giving the protein MHGTDWEMETPGSVVPIAMQKLPGISVSMQTEGSWLHEHAHTKSTLEEEFSSLDVLCDMEFKEDFVKLFKKSLRTLPSVGLPTLLAYRPELSRENVQIETEEDSAPRCEYCGSLLKPFPSFEGIGPASQDYESKFCCERNRDLFEFIVSERKNHEGAWSVAVGPHESHSTEADRLLSKERAYQRQQEREMARQLAFLAAEPTSIAESSNQTGTISYLLSREPPSPKGRTLMPGERTAEPMEEPIPCSVTCCDFTLVGRKVAKNELLEKYYKHGGKFLTMLPDGTAQLFYPSGNLAIIVVRDKNRLICIVQEDKLNNAKIQAVFKSNGRNTCYYPNGAVWINMNIQGGQYLDQAGNRVRRWTWPNSVVSSGAHVPLSPIFISLNRHVGVRILGQDKIAVSFLAMGQQAKFNVGTKVQVSDIGRLPPPARLGEDELLLLAIRVRILRLFDRLRGCLNFPSNKQWDKIKPPAYLITQTLKILQLCTTSDISDELRSSIRAIVNAQV; this is encoded by the exons ATGCACGGGACGGACTG GGAAATGGAAACACCGGGCAGCGTTGTGCCCATCGCCATGCAGAAGCTGCCAGGGATTTCGGTGTCGATGCAGACAGAAGGTAGCTGGCTTCATGAACACGCCCACACAAAATCAA CCCTGGAAGAAGAGTTCAGCAGCTTAGATGTTTTGTGTGACATGGAG TTCAAAGAAGATTTTGTGAAGCTGTTCAAGAAATCGCTGCGCACGCTCCCCTCCGTTGGCCTACCTACCCTTCTGGCCTACAGACCCGAATTGTCACGAGAAAACGTACAGATAGAG ACAGAGGAGGACTCTGCTCCAAGGTGCGAGTACTGTGGCAGCCTGCTGAAGCCGTTCCCTTCCTTCGAAGGCATTGGCCCAGCATCACAGGATTACGAATCA aaatTCTGCTGCGAGCGTAATCGAGACCTCTTTGAGTTCATTGTAAGTGAGAGGAAGAACCACGAGGGCGCCTGGAGTGTTGCTGTTGGCCCCCATGAATCCCACAGCACTGAAGCTGACAGGCTGCTGTCAAAGGAGAGAGCATACCAGAG gcagcaggagagagaaatggCCAGACAGTTAGCTTTCCTAGCAGCGGAGCCGACGAGCATAGCTGAAA GTTCAAATCAAACTGGCACAATTTCCTACCTGCTTTCTCGGGAGCCCCCATCGCCAAAGGGCCGGACGCTGATGCCTGGTGAGAGAACAGCAGAGCCCATGGAGGAGCCCATCCCCTGCAGCGTCACCTGCTGCGATTTTACCCTTGTGGGCAGAAAG GTAGCGAAGAATGAATTGTTGGAAAAATACTACAAACACGGAGGGAAGTTCCTTACCATGCTTCCAGATGGAACAGCGCAGTTATT CTATCCATCTGGAAATCTGGCAATCATTGTTGTACGAGACAAAAACCGGCTTATTTGCATAGTACAGGAAGACAAGCTGAATAACGCCAAAATACAAGCAGTATTTAAATCCAATGGCAGAAATACTTGCTATTATCCAAACGGAGCTGTGTG gATAAACATGAATATTCAGGGAGGGCAGTATTTGGACCAAGCAGGCAACAGGGTGAGAAGGTGGACGTGGCCGAACAGCGTCGTGTCGTCAGGAGCCCATGTCCCTCTGAGCCCCATCTTCATCTCCCTGAACCGGCACGTGGGGGTCAGGATCCTGGGCCAGGACAAGATCGCTGTTTCCTTCCTTGCCATGGGGCAACAAGCAAAATTCAACGTGGGAACCAAAGTGCAG GTCAGCGACATCGGAcggctgcctccccctgcccggctGGGCGAAGAtgagctcctgctgctggccatCAGGGTGAGGATTCTGCGGCTCTTCGACAGACTGCGTGGATGCTTAAACTTCCCTTCTAATAAGCAATGGGACAAAATTAAGCCTCCAGCATACCTTATCACACAGACTTTAAAGATCTTACAGCTTTGCACAACTTCTGACATAAGCGATGAGCTACGCAGCTCCATCAGGGCAATAGTAAACGCTCAAGTCTGA